Proteins from a single region of Bremerella sp. JC817:
- a CDS encoding Gldg family protein produces MSAEFYFKLLSLTLFDLMFALAFFILLIPLSVVKKASYAVMKRNFKSYFSNPTGYVFLAIFVLLTSMAAFWPHEFFNANLANLNQLNSQITLIMLVFIPTITMSLWADEKRLGTDELLLTLPATDFDIVIGKYLAAVSVFSVSLMFSQICNFLVLDALSLGSLDSGLFITTYLGYWFIGLTMIALGMVASFMTNNLTLGFVLGIMVNAPFVLLQYSDAFVTQNEWVGFLSEASIGKQFADFGRGVISVSSLSYFLLMTIVGIYLAMVLIGRRHWLGGKDGESLLVHYIVRATCLLVIAFAGTLVFVMNDARWDYTENGTSSLLPQTKELVRNLSTDQPVRIEAFISASVPKTYAQTKLDLLNYLSEFRALGGSNVNVVIHDGLEPFSETADIARETYGIEPRALVSEERGALAQEEVILGAAVQRGLEKVVIPFFDNGVPVEYELVRSMGTVSEKQRKRLGILSTDAQLFGGIQQNPLGGFQNIPPQAIIGELEKQYEVVEIDPSVTIDPSSIDVLMAVQPSALAPTELQNLMDAIQAGVPTAIFDDPTPVLIGQATAIGQEKRNPFPGRRPPAAKGDIRKLWDMLHIVMPGKQLQTDRYYQPFVIWQDYNPEVRLSKLGAITKEFVFADQATPGAPEYGALNNTIDVTSDLRQLLFLYPGAIKKQPGFPKSMTFTPLVSTGTKIGTVTFQDLMASRQDPRRVEAKRQPAIGPTGGAPDPFVLAAMIEGKPPTVGQNAAAAEKPAEEQTEEEAKPEEPKSDGNIHVAMVSDIDLLSTVFVQLRAQSADTSELQVDNTNFLLNLIDKLAGEDVYIPIRSRKPPIARLSLMEGLTKTAREQSDNALREAALSAEAQREALQKELQQPLEELNMKINTLNARANQGGEIRAEDLREVQALQLELSQRTQDVQNKQRAADQKIQANQEREQQRITRELNREVLAYQNQVKTLAVALPPIPPIVIGIVVFVLRRLKEREGLSKDRIIK; encoded by the coding sequence ATGTCCGCCGAGTTCTATTTCAAACTCCTGTCGCTGACTTTGTTCGACTTGATGTTCGCCTTGGCGTTCTTCATTTTGCTGATTCCGCTATCGGTGGTGAAGAAGGCCTCGTACGCGGTGATGAAGCGAAACTTCAAGTCGTACTTCAGCAATCCGACCGGGTACGTCTTCCTCGCAATCTTTGTGTTGTTGACCTCGATGGCCGCATTCTGGCCGCATGAATTCTTCAATGCGAACCTGGCGAACCTAAACCAGCTCAACTCACAGATCACGTTGATCATGTTGGTCTTCATTCCGACGATCACCATGAGCTTGTGGGCGGACGAAAAGCGTTTGGGGACCGACGAACTGCTGCTGACCCTACCGGCGACCGACTTCGATATCGTGATCGGTAAGTACCTGGCCGCGGTGAGCGTGTTCAGTGTTTCGTTGATGTTCTCGCAAATCTGCAACTTCCTGGTGCTCGACGCCCTTTCGCTCGGCTCGCTCGACTCTGGTTTGTTCATCACCACTTACCTTGGCTATTGGTTCATCGGGTTAACGATGATTGCCCTTGGCATGGTGGCTTCGTTCATGACCAATAACCTGACCCTTGGCTTCGTGCTGGGGATCATGGTGAACGCACCATTCGTCCTGCTGCAGTACTCCGATGCCTTCGTCACGCAAAATGAATGGGTTGGCTTCCTCAGCGAAGCGAGTATCGGCAAACAGTTCGCCGACTTCGGTCGCGGGGTGATCTCGGTCAGTTCGCTCTCTTACTTCCTGCTGATGACGATCGTTGGTATCTACCTGGCGATGGTTTTGATTGGCCGACGTCACTGGCTGGGTGGTAAAGATGGCGAGTCGCTGCTGGTGCATTACATCGTTCGCGCGACCTGTTTGCTGGTGATCGCCTTCGCCGGAACGCTGGTCTTCGTGATGAATGACGCTCGTTGGGACTATACCGAAAACGGCACCAGCAGCCTGCTGCCGCAGACCAAGGAACTGGTCCGCAACTTATCGACCGACCAGCCGGTGCGAATCGAGGCCTTCATCAGTGCGAGCGTTCCGAAGACCTACGCCCAAACCAAGCTCGATTTGTTGAACTACCTGAGCGAGTTTCGGGCACTCGGCGGCTCGAACGTGAACGTCGTTATCCACGATGGGCTGGAACCCTTCAGCGAAACGGCCGATATCGCTCGTGAAACGTACGGCATTGAACCGCGAGCACTCGTCTCGGAAGAACGTGGCGCATTGGCTCAAGAAGAAGTCATTCTCGGTGCGGCCGTTCAGCGTGGTCTCGAAAAGGTGGTGATCCCCTTTTTCGACAACGGTGTTCCGGTTGAATACGAACTGGTTCGCTCGATGGGAACGGTTTCCGAAAAGCAGCGTAAGCGATTAGGGATTCTGTCGACCGATGCCCAACTGTTCGGTGGCATTCAGCAGAACCCGCTGGGCGGCTTCCAGAATATTCCACCTCAGGCAATCATCGGCGAATTGGAAAAGCAGTACGAAGTGGTCGAGATCGACCCGAGCGTCACCATCGATCCAAGTTCGATCGACGTGCTGATGGCCGTTCAACCATCCGCCTTGGCCCCCACCGAACTTCAGAACCTGATGGACGCCATCCAAGCGGGCGTACCAACGGCGATCTTCGACGATCCGACGCCAGTCCTGATTGGTCAGGCCACAGCGATCGGTCAGGAAAAACGCAATCCGTTCCCTGGTCGTCGTCCACCGGCTGCCAAGGGAGACATTCGCAAGCTGTGGGACATGCTGCACATTGTCATGCCTGGCAAGCAGCTTCAGACCGACCGTTACTATCAGCCTTTTGTGATCTGGCAAGATTACAACCCGGAAGTTCGTTTGAGCAAGCTCGGCGCGATTACGAAGGAATTCGTCTTCGCCGACCAGGCCACGCCAGGTGCCCCAGAGTACGGCGCGCTCAACAATACCATCGACGTCACGAGTGACTTGCGTCAGCTTCTGTTCCTCTACCCAGGGGCCATCAAAAAGCAGCCTGGCTTCCCGAAGTCGATGACCTTCACTCCGCTGGTGAGCACCGGAACCAAGATCGGTACCGTCACCTTCCAGGACCTGATGGCATCGCGACAAGATCCACGTCGCGTGGAAGCTAAGCGTCAGCCAGCCATCGGACCGACCGGTGGTGCGCCCGATCCGTTTGTGTTGGCTGCGATGATCGAAGGGAAGCCTCCGACCGTTGGCCAAAATGCCGCGGCTGCAGAGAAGCCAGCCGAAGAGCAGACCGAAGAAGAAGCCAAGCCTGAAGAGCCCAAGTCGGATGGCAACATCCACGTAGCGATGGTCAGCGATATCGACTTGCTGAGCACGGTCTTCGTGCAACTGCGTGCTCAAAGTGCTGACACGTCCGAGCTGCAAGTCGACAACACCAACTTCCTGTTGAACTTGATCGACAAGCTGGCCGGTGAAGATGTCTACATTCCGATCCGCAGCCGTAAGCCTCCGATTGCTCGTCTTAGCCTGATGGAAGGTTTGACGAAGACGGCTCGCGAACAAAGCGACAACGCACTGCGTGAAGCCGCTTTGAGTGCGGAAGCCCAACGCGAGGCGCTCCAGAAAGAACTGCAGCAACCGCTGGAAGAGTTGAACATGAAGATCAACACGCTCAATGCCCGGGCCAACCAGGGTGGCGAGATTCGTGCTGAAGATCTTCGCGAAGTGCAGGCCCTCCAGTTGGAACTGTCGCAGCGTACCCAGGACGTCCAGAACAAGCAGCGGGCGGCAGATCAGAAGATTCAAGCCAACCAGGAACGCGAACAGCAACGCATCACGCGTGAGCTAAACCGCGAAGTGTTGGCCTATCAAAACCAGGTCAAGACGCTGGCGGTGGCATTGCCGCCGATTCCTCCGATTGTGATCGGGATCGTGGTGTTCGTCCTCCGCCGTTTGAAAGAACGCGAAGGTCTCTCGAAGGACCGCATTATCAAGTAG
- a CDS encoding DUF4340 domain-containing protein — protein MSESLKTIIFVAIAAIIGGVAYVSRPAPVTSTPEEEVNQALFPEFTDPLQAESMKITRFDSDRGQLRQFEVTDTRDGWQIATKSGYPANATEHMSLAANSLVDLNVLRVVGDLPGQHAEFGVIEPNANSLSADSEGVGELITIKGKSDKTLANLIVGAADKEDPKLRYVRIPGRDRIYLVRLDPSVFSTEFSDWIDKDLLKLNPFDVGSLRFRNYTMQANPTGISVLPQMDATVGFNQDANAWQLFRLQDASPDDPSKLVGVQLPADQKLNREKLDEIRNALNDITIVDVFRKPDALADALKNNLPLEQVPQDDLRTLIANGFFPFTLPGETKAAMVGVNGELVIETVDAIRYRLLFGIDKLGGDNKDQKQQYLFVQTEFIDEMLPPPNLQEVPEIKEGEDQDVEAQAVAREKILQENEALMTAYREQKNEAMRKIFELNARFADWYYVVKAEDVDKILLKRDQLSVPLVQATTQPSGTPGREFPGIMSGNGMMRPSAQPATPPASTAKPMETNPATEEPAKEEPSTEKPADEKPAEEPKEEAPTKSEPMAKESEDKPADPEAATEKESTEAEGTEEKADSE, from the coding sequence ATGAGTGAATCGCTGAAGACCATTATCTTTGTGGCCATCGCCGCAATCATTGGGGGCGTCGCCTACGTTTCGCGTCCGGCTCCTGTAACCAGTACTCCGGAAGAAGAAGTCAATCAGGCCCTCTTCCCTGAGTTCACCGATCCGTTGCAGGCCGAGTCGATGAAGATCACACGCTTCGACTCCGACCGCGGGCAGCTTCGTCAATTCGAAGTCACCGATACCCGAGACGGTTGGCAGATCGCGACCAAGAGCGGCTACCCTGCCAACGCGACCGAGCACATGTCGTTGGCAGCGAACAGCCTGGTCGACTTGAACGTGCTGCGAGTCGTCGGCGACCTGCCCGGCCAGCATGCGGAATTTGGTGTGATTGAACCGAATGCCAATTCCTTGTCTGCCGACTCGGAAGGGGTGGGGGAATTGATCACCATCAAAGGCAAGTCCGACAAGACGCTGGCCAACCTGATCGTGGGTGCCGCCGACAAAGAAGATCCGAAGCTGCGTTACGTTCGCATTCCTGGCCGCGATCGCATTTACCTCGTCCGCCTCGATCCATCGGTCTTCTCGACCGAGTTCTCGGACTGGATCGACAAAGATCTGCTGAAGCTCAACCCGTTCGACGTCGGTTCGCTTCGCTTCCGCAACTACACCATGCAGGCCAACCCCACTGGCATTAGCGTGCTGCCCCAGATGGATGCAACAGTTGGCTTCAACCAGGATGCCAACGCCTGGCAGTTATTCCGTCTGCAAGACGCCTCGCCCGACGATCCCTCCAAACTCGTTGGCGTGCAATTGCCGGCCGATCAGAAGTTGAATCGCGAGAAACTCGACGAAATTCGTAACGCGTTGAACGACATCACGATCGTCGACGTTTTCCGAAAGCCAGATGCCCTGGCCGATGCTTTGAAGAATAACTTGCCACTGGAACAAGTTCCGCAAGACGACCTGCGTACGCTGATCGCCAACGGCTTCTTCCCGTTCACCCTGCCTGGCGAAACCAAGGCAGCCATGGTCGGCGTCAATGGTGAATTGGTGATCGAAACGGTCGATGCGATTCGTTATCGATTGCTATTTGGTATCGACAAACTGGGAGGTGATAACAAAGACCAGAAACAGCAATACTTGTTCGTTCAGACCGAGTTCATCGACGAGATGCTGCCCCCACCCAACCTGCAGGAAGTTCCCGAAATCAAAGAAGGGGAAGACCAAGACGTCGAAGCCCAGGCCGTGGCTCGCGAAAAGATCCTGCAAGAAAATGAAGCGTTGATGACCGCATATCGCGAACAAAAGAACGAAGCGATGCGAAAGATCTTCGAGCTTAATGCCCGCTTCGCCGATTGGTACTACGTGGTGAAGGCCGAAGATGTCGATAAGATCCTTCTCAAACGCGATCAACTGAGTGTTCCACTGGTTCAAGCAACCACGCAGCCAAGTGGCACGCCTGGTCGAGAGTTTCCTGGCATCATGTCCGGCAACGGGATGATGCGGCCATCGGCCCAGCCAGCGACTCCGCCAGCTTCCACCGCGAAGCCGATGGAAACGAACCCGGCAACTGAAGAGCCAGCCAAGGAAGAACCTTCGACCGAGAAGCCGGCTGACGAAAAGCCAGCGGAAGAACCGAAGGAAGAGGCTCCGACGAAGTCTGAACCAATGGCGAAAGAGAGCGAAGACAAACCGGCCGATCCGGAAGCTGCGACGGAGAAGGAATCGACAGAAGCGGAAGGAACCGAAGAAAAAGCGGATTCCGAATAA
- a CDS encoding NAD(P)-dependent alcohol dehydrogenase — protein sequence MSFRGFAATAPGKPLESFEYDPGDLLPDEVEIDVDYCGLCHSDLSMADNEWGISSYPFVPGHEVVGRVAACGDQVKHLKVGQKVGLGWKARSCMVCPQCMTGNHHRCPNSTDTIVGRNGGFANKVRCQGAWAIPIPETLDAAKVGPMFCGGVTVFNPLIVSNTSPMDHVAVVGIGGLGHMALQFAKAWGCEVTAFSTSPDKEAEAKEMGAHHFLNSKDDDALSAAAGKFDMVLVTVNVMLDWDAYVNLLKPGGRLHIVGAIPKIEATWFPVIAGERTIGGSPIGSPALAGQMLDFSGRHAIAPIIEEMPMSKVNDALEHLKSGKARYRIVLKNDL from the coding sequence ATGAGCTTTCGAGGCTTCGCTGCAACCGCCCCTGGCAAACCCCTGGAATCTTTTGAATACGATCCTGGCGACCTCTTGCCGGACGAAGTCGAAATCGATGTCGACTATTGCGGCCTCTGCCATAGCGACTTGAGTATGGCCGACAACGAATGGGGCATCAGCAGCTACCCTTTCGTGCCCGGTCACGAAGTTGTCGGGCGCGTTGCGGCCTGCGGCGATCAGGTCAAGCATTTGAAAGTTGGTCAGAAGGTCGGCCTCGGTTGGAAGGCTCGTTCGTGCATGGTCTGCCCGCAGTGCATGACCGGCAACCACCATCGGTGCCCCAACAGCACCGATACGATCGTTGGTCGTAACGGCGGTTTCGCCAATAAGGTCCGCTGCCAGGGAGCCTGGGCGATTCCGATTCCAGAGACGCTCGATGCCGCCAAAGTCGGACCAATGTTCTGCGGCGGCGTGACGGTCTTCAATCCCTTGATCGTCAGCAACACCAGCCCAATGGATCATGTCGCGGTCGTCGGCATCGGCGGGCTCGGCCACATGGCCCTGCAGTTTGCCAAAGCTTGGGGCTGCGAGGTGACCGCGTTCTCGACTTCGCCAGACAAGGAAGCGGAAGCGAAGGAAATGGGCGCCCATCATTTTCTGAACTCGAAGGACGATGATGCCTTGTCCGCCGCAGCCGGCAAGTTTGACATGGTGCTGGTCACCGTCAACGTCATGCTCGACTGGGACGCCTACGTCAATCTGCTGAAACCAGGCGGACGCCTCCACATCGTCGGAGCAATTCCTAAGATCGAAGCAACCTGGTTCCCAGTCATCGCGGGCGAACGAACGATCGGCGGCTCTCCGATCGGTAGCCCTGCCCTCGCCGGCCAGATGCTCGACTTCAGCGGACGACATGCCATCGCCCCGATCATCGAAGAGATGCCGATGTCGAAAGTCAACGATGCCCTCGAGCACCTGAAATCAGGCAAAGCTCGCTACCGCATCGTCCTGAAAAACGACCTCTAA
- a CDS encoding ADP-ribosylglycohydrolase family protein — translation MSLTTLDRQRGCLIGLAVGDALGAAVEFQPPGSFKLVEDYRDGGPHRLAPGEWTDDTSMALALADSIGKAGWDLNDQASRYLQWFRKGKYSVTGSCFDIGIATREALSRFERSHDAQSSGSREIRSSGNGSIMRLAPVPIHFLNLYPDNIAKLADRAAESSLPTHGSPLCLDACRYMALVLAGLMQGIDRGVVLSPDWKPLAELRSQQELAPEIAEIAEGSFRQLSPPLIVGSGYVVKSLEAALWAFHDAGDFREAVLKAVNLGNDSDTTGAICGQFAGAFWGESGIPDSWRTRLARPEMLEAALSSILS, via the coding sequence ATGTCTCTCACGACACTCGATCGTCAACGAGGCTGCCTCATAGGCTTGGCGGTTGGGGATGCCCTGGGTGCGGCTGTCGAGTTCCAGCCGCCCGGGTCGTTTAAGTTGGTCGAAGACTATCGCGATGGTGGCCCGCATCGGCTGGCCCCAGGCGAATGGACCGATGATACCAGCATGGCGTTGGCTTTGGCGGATAGCATCGGCAAGGCCGGCTGGGATCTGAACGATCAGGCTTCGCGTTACCTGCAATGGTTCCGAAAGGGGAAGTATTCGGTCACTGGAAGTTGCTTCGACATCGGCATCGCAACACGTGAAGCACTCTCACGCTTCGAACGCAGCCACGATGCCCAATCGAGTGGTAGCCGCGAGATTCGTTCCAGCGGCAACGGTTCGATCATGCGGTTGGCCCCGGTGCCGATTCATTTCTTAAACCTCTACCCAGACAATATCGCCAAGCTCGCCGATCGTGCTGCCGAATCGAGCTTGCCAACGCATGGCAGTCCTTTGTGCCTCGACGCATGTCGCTATATGGCTTTGGTTCTTGCTGGACTGATGCAAGGAATTGATCGCGGCGTTGTCTTGTCGCCAGACTGGAAGCCACTGGCCGAGCTTCGCTCTCAGCAAGAGTTGGCTCCAGAAATTGCCGAGATCGCCGAGGGAAGCTTTCGCCAGCTTAGCCCTCCCCTGATTGTCGGCAGCGGTTACGTGGTGAAGAGTCTCGAAGCAGCACTGTGGGCCTTCCACGATGCAGGTGATTTCCGCGAGGCAGTGCTCAAGGCGGTGAACCTTGGCAACGACTCCGATACAACCGGAGCGATCTGCGGTCAGTTCGCCGGCGCGTTCTGGGGGGAAAGTGGGATTCCGGATTCCTGGCGAACCAGGCTGGCCAGGCCGGAAATGCTGGAAGCAGCCCTTAGCTCGATCCTTTCCTGA
- the larE gene encoding ATP-dependent sacrificial sulfur transferase LarE, producing the protein MAWFRDLDTCLVAFSGGVDSSVVAKAAVLALGENAFAVTAKSPSVAARDLQIAKEVATAIGIRHEVIETSELSRPGYVANAPDRCFHCKSELYDHLTAIRAQFATEAIVNGANLDDRGDHRPGMVAASNAGVRSPLLECEIDKATLRGIARLWDIPVWDRPASPCLASRIAYGVEVTPERLKMVEEGEAYLRGLGLNDMRVRYHEGDLARLEVPVESISQLAEPNVREPLEEAFREIGFKFVALDLGGIKSGSLNQLIQLTLSGG; encoded by the coding sequence GTGGCTTGGTTTCGCGATCTGGATACCTGCCTGGTGGCCTTCTCAGGCGGCGTTGACAGCAGCGTCGTGGCGAAAGCAGCCGTGTTGGCATTGGGTGAAAACGCCTTCGCCGTGACCGCCAAGAGCCCGAGCGTTGCCGCGCGAGACTTACAGATCGCGAAAGAAGTTGCGACGGCGATTGGTATCCGGCATGAAGTGATCGAGACTTCGGAATTAAGCCGTCCTGGCTACGTGGCCAACGCCCCGGACCGCTGCTTCCACTGTAAGTCGGAACTGTACGATCACCTTACCGCTATTCGAGCCCAGTTCGCGACCGAAGCAATCGTCAATGGTGCGAACCTCGACGATCGCGGCGACCACCGCCCTGGCATGGTCGCGGCGTCGAACGCCGGCGTTCGCTCACCCCTTCTGGAATGCGAGATCGACAAGGCTACGCTGCGTGGCATTGCTCGGCTGTGGGACATCCCGGTGTGGGATCGCCCTGCTTCCCCCTGCCTGGCAAGCCGCATCGCCTATGGCGTCGAAGTCACGCCGGAACGCCTGAAGATGGTGGAAGAAGGAGAGGCTTATCTGCGCGGACTCGGCTTGAACGATATGCGTGTGCGTTATCACGAAGGAGATTTGGCCCGCTTGGAAGTGCCTGTCGAATCGATTTCACAACTGGCGGAACCGAACGTCCGCGAGCCACTCGAAGAAGCATTTCGCGAGATCGGCTTCAAGTTCGTCGCGCTCGATCTGGGTGGCATCAAGTCCGGCAGTTTGAATCAACTGATTCAGTTGACCCTGAGTGGTGGTTAA
- a CDS encoding sugar phosphate isomerase/epimerase family protein, with product MNSSRRLFLANCSAAAACGLSMASPASLLAADNTTASGEKRIKKAVKVGMVGVPGSLADKMTVLKELGFDGIELNSPGGPDAEEVKKAIEVSGLPVHGVVDSIHWNIRLSDPDEEVRQKGLEGLITAIHASKSYGGTSVLLVPGVVNNEVTYEQCWERSIEQIKKAIPIAKEANIQILMENVWNGFLTDPKETARFIDELDSDMVGAYFDVGNTVKFSPPHEWVPILGKRIKKLDIKDYGKGKGFGAKLLEGDVDWPKVMAELREIDYQGWATAEISGGPRDRLTEIADRMDRIFAS from the coding sequence ATGAACTCCTCCCGCCGCCTGTTTCTCGCTAATTGCTCCGCCGCTGCTGCGTGCGGTCTCTCGATGGCCTCGCCGGCTTCGCTGTTGGCCGCAGACAACACCACCGCCAGCGGTGAAAAACGAATCAAAAAAGCAGTGAAAGTCGGCATGGTCGGCGTGCCCGGTTCGCTGGCCGACAAGATGACCGTCCTTAAAGAGTTGGGCTTCGATGGCATCGAGCTCAACTCCCCAGGCGGCCCCGACGCCGAAGAAGTGAAGAAGGCAATCGAAGTCTCTGGTTTACCAGTGCATGGCGTTGTCGACTCAATTCACTGGAACATTCGTTTGTCCGATCCCGACGAAGAAGTGCGTCAAAAGGGGCTCGAAGGTTTGATCACCGCCATTCACGCCAGCAAGTCGTACGGCGGAACGAGCGTGCTGTTGGTTCCTGGCGTCGTCAACAACGAAGTGACCTATGAGCAGTGCTGGGAGCGTTCGATCGAGCAGATCAAGAAGGCGATTCCAATCGCCAAGGAAGCGAACATTCAGATCTTGATGGAAAACGTTTGGAACGGGTTCCTCACCGATCCCAAGGAAACGGCTCGCTTCATCGACGAGCTCGATAGCGACATGGTGGGTGCCTATTTCGACGTCGGCAACACGGTGAAGTTCTCGCCACCGCACGAATGGGTTCCGATTCTCGGCAAGCGAATCAAGAAGCTCGACATCAAAGACTACGGCAAAGGCAAGGGCTTCGGAGCAAAGCTACTGGAAGGAGATGTCGATTGGCCAAAGGTGATGGCCGAACTTCGCGAGATTGATTACCAAGGCTGGGCGACTGCGGAAATCTCCGGTGGCCCGCGCGATCGCCTGACGGAAATCGCCGATCGGATGGATCGCATCTTCGCCAGCTAA
- a CDS encoding DUF4912 domain-containing protein: MITAASLKEYTAKDLAQMAKRRGVTGWHAMRKDELVKALIKAAKASTPAAKSKSTVAKSTAAKPKKAKPAPAVAKARKAPVEKPKPAAPVAKKRATKAKPVKKSDPKVVESIRNLHEQRQAAKNLATSSPEQTGPDRLVLMVRDSYWLHVSWDVSRKAIERAKAALAQDWHTSIPVIRLTEVDGEVMTSGSERLVKQIEIHGGVKNWYIDVVDPPKSYRCHLGYLATNGRFHTISRSNVVTTPRPGSCEEIDGNWDDVAENVEKIYALSGGADEERADGELREMLEQRFRRPVGVPMAARLGLVGDQFCNGKPNQDFDLNIEVEMIVYGSTKAGSFVTLSGEPVKVREDGTFLVKMDFPDKRQIFPIVSRSKDGLEQRTIALAVERNTKAMDPISHDPRESSNG; encoded by the coding sequence TTGATCACCGCCGCTTCTCTCAAAGAGTACACAGCAAAGGATTTAGCTCAGATGGCGAAGCGTCGCGGCGTGACCGGATGGCATGCGATGCGCAAGGACGAGCTCGTGAAAGCCCTCATTAAAGCCGCGAAAGCCAGCACGCCAGCCGCCAAGAGCAAATCGACTGTGGCCAAATCAACTGCGGCCAAGCCGAAAAAAGCCAAGCCAGCTCCGGCTGTTGCCAAGGCCAGGAAGGCTCCGGTCGAAAAACCAAAACCAGCCGCCCCGGTCGCTAAGAAGCGAGCCACCAAGGCGAAGCCGGTTAAGAAGTCCGATCCCAAGGTTGTGGAATCAATCCGCAACTTGCACGAACAGCGTCAGGCTGCCAAAAATCTGGCGACCAGCTCGCCTGAGCAGACCGGGCCAGATCGATTGGTTCTGATGGTCCGCGACTCGTACTGGCTGCATGTCAGCTGGGACGTTTCGAGAAAAGCGATCGAACGTGCCAAAGCCGCTTTGGCTCAAGACTGGCATACTTCGATCCCGGTCATTCGTCTGACGGAAGTCGACGGTGAAGTGATGACCAGCGGATCGGAACGTCTGGTCAAGCAAATCGAAATCCACGGTGGCGTTAAGAACTGGTATATCGACGTCGTCGATCCACCCAAGAGCTATCGTTGCCACCTCGGTTATCTCGCCACGAATGGTCGCTTCCACACGATCTCGCGAAGCAACGTGGTCACCACGCCTCGCCCGGGTTCGTGCGAAGAAATCGACGGAAACTGGGATGACGTCGCCGAGAACGTCGAAAAGATCTACGCCTTGAGTGGCGGTGCCGACGAAGAACGTGCCGATGGTGAACTGCGTGAAATGCTTGAACAGCGTTTCCGTCGTCCTGTGGGCGTCCCAATGGCCGCTCGCTTGGGCCTGGTGGGCGATCAGTTCTGTAATGGCAAGCCAAACCAAGACTTCGATCTCAACATTGAAGTCGAAATGATTGTCTATGGTTCCACCAAGGCAGGTTCGTTTGTGACTCTTTCGGGCGAGCCTGTGAAAGTGCGGGAAGACGGCACTTTCCTGGTAAAGATGGATTTCCCAGACAAGCGTCAGATCTTCCCGATCGTTTCACGATCGAAGGATGGTTTGGAGCAGCGCACGATTGCCTTGGCAGTCGAACGGAATACCAAAGCGATGGATCCGATCTCGCACGATCCACGCGAGTCGAGCAACGGCTAG
- a CDS encoding AtpZ/AtpI family protein, protein MAPPLQPEMNPIARAYLWVSRIFTICGEMILPGVLGYWLDQYLGFQFSLFALLGFLFGLVFGMTHLVLMATSLQNSGRVEEAHPEHQRDDLD, encoded by the coding sequence TTGGCACCGCCGCTCCAACCGGAGATGAATCCGATTGCGAGAGCTTACCTCTGGGTGAGCCGGATCTTCACGATCTGCGGTGAAATGATCCTGCCAGGCGTATTAGGTTATTGGCTCGACCAATACCTCGGCTTCCAGTTCTCTCTGTTCGCCCTCTTGGGTTTCCTGTTTGGACTTGTGTTTGGCATGACGCACCTGGTGCTCATGGCAACCTCGCTGCAAAACAGCGGACGTGTGGAAGAAGCTCATCCAGAGCACCAACGAGACGATCTCGATTGA